In Malus sylvestris chromosome 16, drMalSylv7.2, whole genome shotgun sequence, the following are encoded in one genomic region:
- the LOC126607209 gene encoding plastoglobulin-1, chloroplastic-like, translating into MALTLIFTSHSSLLSKTLINSPSSFPTPNSQSLSLLSPNPKPKLPSLRLRSSLSDDTPTDGDRPTNITDEWGEKTDPELEPLSKISESDPPQNEDEWGGGGDEVVEVGNGSAAKAEVAIEEKVDTKLTELRRGLVDTVYGTEFGFRAGSEVRAEVMEFVSQLEAANPNPAPTENLGLLDGNWVLLYTASSELLPLLATGSTPFLKVNKITQAINTSSLTILNSTTLSSPFASFSFSASASFEVRSPSRIQVEFKEGSFQPPEIKSSIDLPQEVDVFGQKVNLLPVQQTLSPLQDAVAGISRTISGQPPLKVSIPGERTKSWLVITYLDEDLRISRGDGGLFVLAREGSALLYQ; encoded by the exons ATGGCTCTCACTCTGATCTTCACCTCAcactcctctctcctctccaaAACCCTCATCAATTCCCCATCCTCATTTCCAACCCCTaattctcaatctctctctctcctctccccaaaccctaaacccaagcTCCCCTCCCTCCGCCTACGTTCCTCTCTTTCCGACGACACCCCCACCGATGGCGACCGCCCCACCAATATCACCGACGAGTGGGGCGAGAAGACCGACCCCGAGCTGGAGCCGCTGTCCAAAATCTCCGAATCGGACCCTCCGCAGAATGAGGACGAGTGGGGAGGCGGAGGAGATGAGGTTGTGGAAGTTGGGAATGGAAGTGCAGCCAAAGCTGAGGTTGCGATTGAGGAGAAGGTGGACACTAAGCTTACTGAGCTCAGGAGGGGTTTGGTAGACACGGTCTATGGGACTGAATTTGGGTTTCGGGCTGGGTCTGAGGTGAGAGCGGAGGTTATGGAGTTCGTAAGTCAGTTGGAGGCGGCAAATCCCAACCCGGCTCCGACGGAGAATCTGGGCCTTCTTGATGGCAACTGGGTTTTGCT GTACACTGCATCTTCCGAGCTGTTGCCACTTCTGGCAACAGGTAGTACACCCTTTTTGAAGGTAAATAAAATAACCCAAGCGATCAACACAAGCAGCTTGACTATTTTGAACTCCACCACGTTGTCCAGCCCTTTCGCTAGTTTCTCATTCAGCGCATCTGCTAGTTTTGAAGTTAGAAGTCCTTCAAGAATCCAG GTTGAATTCAAGGAAGGCAGCTTTCAGCCTCCGGAGATTAAGTCAAGCATTGATCTCCCGCAAGAAGTGGATGTATTTGGGCAGAAAGTCAATTTATTGCCCGTCCAGCAAACTCTCAGTCCTTTGCAGGATGCTGTTGCAGGTATCTCTAGGACTATTTCTGGTCAGCCACCGCTTAAGGTTTCCATTCCAGGTGAGCGGACGAAGTCTTGGCTTGTTATTACATACCTTGATGAGGATCTCCGGATCTCAAGGGGGGATGGTGGTCTTTTTGTGCTTGCTAGAGAAGGGAGCGCGCTTTTATATCAGTAA